One part of the Sorangiineae bacterium MSr11954 genome encodes these proteins:
- a CDS encoding GatB/YqeY domain-containing protein, which translates to MLVDTLKARALEAMKAKDAVASNILRLALGEIQTAGARSSREPTEDEAVAVVRKLIKSNEETLSLAQEGEQRSVLEKEIALLRSFLPASLSVEAIVLALGPVVEAIRGAKSEGQATGVAMKHLKSTGANVQGPDVAKAIQQLRA; encoded by the coding sequence ATGCTCGTGGACACCCTGAAGGCGCGTGCGCTCGAAGCCATGAAGGCAAAGGATGCCGTGGCCTCCAACATTCTTCGTCTGGCGCTCGGTGAAATTCAAACGGCCGGCGCGCGAAGCAGCCGTGAGCCGACCGAGGATGAAGCGGTCGCCGTGGTACGAAAGCTCATCAAGTCCAACGAGGAGACCCTGTCGCTCGCGCAAGAAGGCGAGCAGCGCAGCGTTCTCGAGAAGGAAATCGCGCTCCTCCGCTCGTTCTTGCCGGCATCCTTGAGCGTGGAGGCCATCGTCCTCGCGCTCGGTCCCGTCGTGGAGGCCATCCGCGGCGCGAAAAGCGAGGGCCAGGCCACGGGCGTCGCCATGAAGCACCTGAAGTCCACGGGCGCCAATGTTCAAGGGCCCGACGTGGCCAAGGCGATCCAACAGCTTCGCGCGTGA
- the sthA gene encoding Si-specific NAD(P)(+) transhydrogenase has protein sequence MFDFDLLVIGSGPSGQRAAVQAAKLGKRVALCENNARLGGVCMNTGTIPSKTFREAVLHLTGLRQRQFYGQSYHVKENVTIADLIQHCDHVLKTQGEVVRDQLRRNGITVLRGLGRFTGPNEVQVQGEGGDSLVSASFIVLATGTTAAHPPDVEVDGQIVITSDNMFGLHALPRTMTVVGAGVIGVEYASMFAALGVKVTLVDKRHRLLDFVDSEIAESLSYQLRDMGATLRLGEEVAKVQVEASRAVATLKSGKKIASDVLLYSVGRVGTSDSLQLDKAGLEADGRGRIAVDSHFRTKVPHIYAVGDLIGFPALASTSSEQGRLAACHAFGLTAAAMPELLPYGIYSVPEISMVGRHEEELTAAGVPYETGIARYREIVRGVMMGDDSGLLKLLFHRETRQLLGVHIIGTGATELVHIGQAVIAFGGTIDYFIGNVFNYPTFAECYKVAALDGYNKVGRSEGAAALEQGPVA, from the coding sequence ATGTTCGATTTCGATCTGCTCGTCATCGGTAGCGGTCCAAGTGGTCAGCGCGCGGCCGTTCAGGCCGCGAAGCTCGGGAAGAGGGTGGCGCTCTGCGAGAACAACGCCCGCTTGGGCGGTGTGTGCATGAACACCGGCACCATTCCCTCGAAGACGTTTCGCGAGGCGGTGCTGCACCTGACCGGCCTTCGGCAGCGCCAGTTTTATGGGCAGTCGTACCATGTGAAGGAGAACGTCACCATCGCCGACCTGATTCAGCACTGCGACCACGTGCTGAAGACCCAAGGCGAGGTGGTTCGCGACCAACTTCGCCGCAACGGTATCACCGTGCTGCGCGGTCTCGGCCGCTTTACGGGGCCGAACGAGGTGCAGGTGCAGGGCGAGGGCGGCGATTCCCTCGTGAGCGCCTCCTTCATCGTCCTGGCGACCGGCACCACCGCCGCCCATCCGCCCGACGTCGAGGTCGACGGGCAAATCGTGATCACCAGCGACAACATGTTCGGCCTCCACGCGCTGCCCCGCACCATGACGGTGGTGGGCGCCGGGGTCATCGGCGTGGAGTATGCGTCGATGTTCGCGGCGCTGGGGGTGAAGGTGACCTTGGTCGACAAACGCCACCGCCTGCTCGACTTCGTGGATTCGGAGATTGCCGAATCGCTCTCCTATCAATTGCGGGATATGGGGGCCACCTTGCGGCTGGGAGAAGAGGTCGCCAAGGTGCAGGTCGAGGCGTCGCGCGCGGTGGCGACCCTCAAGTCGGGGAAGAAGATCGCGAGCGACGTGCTCCTCTACTCCGTGGGGAGGGTGGGGACGAGCGACTCGCTCCAGCTCGACAAAGCCGGGCTCGAAGCCGATGGCCGCGGCCGCATCGCGGTCGATAGCCACTTTCGAACCAAGGTGCCGCACATCTACGCGGTGGGCGATCTCATCGGATTTCCCGCGCTCGCGTCCACGTCGTCCGAGCAAGGGCGCTTGGCCGCGTGCCATGCGTTTGGCCTCACCGCGGCCGCCATGCCGGAGCTCTTGCCGTACGGTATCTATTCGGTGCCCGAGATCAGCATGGTCGGGCGCCACGAAGAGGAGCTCACCGCGGCCGGGGTCCCCTACGAAACGGGGATCGCGCGCTACCGCGAGATCGTGCGCGGGGTGATGATGGGCGACGACTCCGGTTTGCTCAAGCTGCTCTTCCACCGCGAGACGCGGCAGCTCTTGGGCGTGCACATCATCGGCACCGGCGCCACGGAGCTGGTGCACATCGGGCAGGCGGTCATCGCGTTCGGCGGTACCATCGACTACTTCATCGGCAACGTCTTCAACTACCCGACCTTCGCCGAGTGCTACAAAGTCGCGGCGCTGGACGGCTACAACAAAGTCGGGCGCAGCGAGGGCGCGGCGGCGCTCGAGCAGGGGCCGGTCGCATGA